The Edaphobacter sp. 12200R-103 genome contains a region encoding:
- a CDS encoding dipeptidase, giving the protein MRTFRDTQVGEKPRLMRVATLAACCALLSAAPFSNAQATRPSHKEKMSATQNPLAVQNSSIVIDTHADTPQRFADEHWNFTDPLNGGMLNYDSAKKGNLDAQFFSIWVDPNQYPANASARRTLELIDATLEQVRKAPDKLALCVNADQILAAHRQGKFAVLMGIEGGHSIENSLGLLRDYYRLGVRYMTLTWSNTNDWADSSGDIDDPRVKHHNGLTPFGKQVVQEMNRLGMMVDISHVADKTFWDVMETTQAPVIASHSSARALTSAPRNMTDDMLRAVAKNNGVVMVNFFPAFIDEHWRQAWNAQRPERQKAQQQLAAEYKAKGLPVPYEASDKIDREFAAKIGRAPFNSLIDHFDHVIKVAGIDHVGIGTDFDGIPVPPEGIDSAADLPKVTKALMARGYTAEDMHKLLGGNLLRVFRAVQAAQEKPPVIAPGQGQ; this is encoded by the coding sequence ATGAGAACGTTCCGTGACACTCAAGTAGGTGAAAAGCCGCGCCTTATGCGGGTCGCCACTCTCGCGGCCTGTTGCGCGCTGCTGAGTGCCGCACCGTTTTCGAATGCCCAGGCAACCCGGCCGTCACACAAGGAAAAGATGAGCGCAACTCAGAATCCTCTTGCCGTCCAGAACTCTTCCATCGTGATCGATACTCATGCGGACACGCCTCAGCGCTTTGCCGATGAACACTGGAACTTCACCGATCCACTGAATGGCGGCATGTTGAACTACGACAGCGCGAAGAAGGGAAACCTCGATGCCCAATTCTTCTCCATCTGGGTCGATCCCAACCAGTATCCTGCAAACGCGTCTGCACGGCGCACGCTTGAGCTGATCGATGCGACGCTGGAGCAGGTGCGGAAGGCTCCGGATAAATTGGCTCTATGCGTCAACGCGGACCAGATTCTCGCAGCGCATAGACAAGGAAAATTCGCGGTGCTGATGGGAATCGAGGGCGGCCACTCCATTGAGAACTCCCTGGGCCTGCTGCGCGATTATTACCGTCTTGGCGTCCGTTATATGACGCTCACATGGTCGAACACCAACGACTGGGCTGACTCCTCCGGGGACATCGACGATCCGAGAGTGAAGCATCACAATGGCCTCACCCCATTCGGCAAGCAGGTCGTACAGGAGATGAACCGTCTCGGCATGATGGTCGACATCTCTCATGTCGCCGACAAGACGTTCTGGGATGTGATGGAGACGACCCAAGCGCCGGTGATCGCGTCCCATTCTTCCGCGCGAGCGCTTACCAGTGCTCCCCGTAACATGACCGACGATATGCTGCGCGCAGTTGCAAAAAACAATGGCGTGGTGATGGTCAACTTCTTCCCTGCCTTTATCGATGAGCATTGGCGGCAGGCGTGGAATGCGCAACGACCGGAGCGTCAGAAAGCACAGCAGCAGCTCGCCGCCGAGTACAAGGCCAAGGGACTTCCAGTGCCCTACGAGGCTTCGGACAAGATCGATCGCGAGTTTGCTGCAAAGATCGGACGCGCCCCCTTCAACTCCCTGATTGATCACTTTGACCACGTAATCAAAGTGGCGGGGATCGACCATGTAGGCATCGGCACCGACTTCGACGGAATTCCAGTTCCACCCGAAGGCATTGACTCTGCCGCCGATCTACCAAAGGTCACGAAGGCCCTGATGGCGCGGGGTTACACAGCGGAAGACATGCATAAACTGCTGGGCGGCAATCTCCTGCGCGTCTTTCGCGCCGTGCAAGCCGCGCAAGAGAAGCCTCCTGTGATCGCTCCGGGACAAGGTCAGTAA
- a CDS encoding putative quinol monooxygenase, producing MPKLALYVPLKAKPGKETELKEFLRQGAQMAAQEQGTVTWYALDEDDGRFSIFDTFEDEAGRDAHLNGPIAKALMQKANELLAEPPQIHKIALIATKGK from the coding sequence ATGCCAAAGCTGGCGCTTTACGTTCCATTGAAGGCCAAACCGGGGAAAGAGACGGAGCTGAAGGAATTTCTGAGGCAGGGGGCGCAGATGGCTGCTCAGGAGCAGGGGACTGTGACCTGGTATGCCCTCGATGAGGACGACGGCCGCTTCAGCATCTTCGATACCTTTGAGGATGAGGCGGGACGGGATGCGCACCTGAATGGGCCTATTGCGAAAGCCCTTATGCAGAAGGCGAACGAGCTGCTCGCCGAACCCCCGCAGATTCACAAAATCGCGCTGATTGCGACAAAAGGGAAGTGA
- a CDS encoding DUF1440 domain-containing protein produces the protein MVTQWFRRRHRPNVIRGVVTGVTAGIAATLIMDQFQKLSSAGKKVAEKQVRLALDEPEESIDLDQRQHAEEAARQEDSTEKVARRIAVAAGRDLQAENKKKAGRAVHYAFGTLMGAIYGVTAELAPEVTTGGGTAYGTLLFLAAHEVAVPAFQLSPPPAETPTTDHLQHWAAHVVYGGSLELVRSLLRRLM, from the coding sequence TTGGTTACTCAATGGTTCAGGCGCAGGCATCGTCCTAACGTCATTCGCGGAGTTGTAACCGGCGTAACCGCTGGAATTGCCGCGACGCTGATTATGGATCAGTTTCAGAAGCTGAGTTCGGCCGGAAAGAAAGTCGCAGAAAAGCAGGTTCGGCTGGCGCTCGATGAGCCGGAAGAATCGATTGATCTAGACCAGCGGCAGCACGCGGAAGAGGCAGCCCGGCAGGAGGATTCGACCGAGAAGGTGGCCCGCAGGATTGCAGTGGCGGCAGGAAGAGATTTGCAGGCGGAAAATAAGAAGAAGGCGGGGCGGGCAGTTCATTATGCTTTCGGCACATTGATGGGCGCAATCTACGGTGTGACTGCCGAGCTGGCTCCTGAGGTGACCACCGGCGGCGGGACCGCATACGGCACTCTCCTGTTCCTCGCGGCACACGAAGTCGCCGTACCAGCTTTTCAACTTTCGCCGCCACCGGCCGAAACCCCTACGACCGATCATCTGCAACATTGGGCGGCGCACGTCGTCTACGGAGGCTCACTGGAGCTGGTTCGCAGCCTCCTGCGCCGCCTGATGTAG
- a CDS encoding peptidylprolyl isomerase produces the protein MTLRLLALALVVSGGPAWAQSQPATTPAADSSQAPQAPAPPSSADALPDAPSTTSDAKPPVVPTGPTVVIDTTMGRLTCRLYDKQAPVTVANFMGLAEGSKDWTDPKTLKKVHGEPFYNGTTFHRVIPGFMIQGGDRLGDGRGDPGYLFQDEFDPTVAFDEPGRLAMANSGPNTNGSQFFITEVPVPQLNGKHTIFGQCDAHTVLLVASIARVQRDDNDKPVTPVVINKVTIVRDGQPMPPEPPQPAASPAAPPSAN, from the coding sequence ATGACGCTTCGTCTTCTCGCACTTGCCCTGGTTGTCAGCGGCGGACCGGCCTGGGCGCAATCGCAGCCGGCCACCACTCCTGCGGCCGATTCATCACAGGCACCGCAGGCGCCAGCGCCGCCATCTTCTGCAGATGCGTTGCCGGATGCCCCCAGTACAACCAGCGATGCCAAACCTCCCGTTGTCCCGACCGGACCGACGGTGGTGATTGACACAACGATGGGCCGGCTGACATGCAGACTCTATGACAAACAGGCCCCTGTGACAGTCGCAAACTTTATGGGACTGGCAGAGGGATCGAAGGACTGGACCGATCCGAAGACCCTCAAAAAGGTTCACGGCGAGCCCTTCTACAATGGCACGACGTTTCATCGCGTCATTCCTGGCTTCATGATCCAGGGGGGCGACCGTCTTGGCGATGGACGCGGCGATCCTGGCTATCTCTTCCAGGACGAGTTCGACCCCACCGTTGCCTTCGATGAGCCGGGACGGCTGGCGATGGCCAACTCCGGGCCCAATACCAATGGCTCACAGTTTTTTATCACCGAGGTTCCTGTTCCACAGCTCAATGGCAAGCACACCATCTTCGGACAGTGCGATGCTCACACGGTTCTGCTTGTCGCCTCGATCGCACGCGTCCAGCGTGACGACAATGACAAACCCGTAACCCCGGTCGTCATCAATAAGGTCACCATCGTCCGGGACGGACAGCCCATGCCTCCCGAACCACCGCAACCCGCTGCTTCTCCGGCAGCGCCGCCTTCTGCAAACTAA
- a CDS encoding peptidylprolyl isomerase, with translation MARKPGTYATFKTSEGTIVTELFEKDAPQTVANFIGLAEGTKEWESRSKKGSKLYDGTIFHRVIPEFMIQGGDPEGTGMGGPGYKFADETKGSPHGFQEPGKLAMANAGPNTNGSQFFITVAPTTWLTGRHTIFGQVVEGYDIVEKISKVSRDGMDRPKTPVVLESVTIERIA, from the coding sequence ATGGCACGTAAGCCAGGAACCTACGCAACTTTTAAGACGTCCGAAGGAACCATTGTCACTGAACTTTTTGAGAAGGACGCTCCCCAGACTGTAGCGAACTTTATCGGCCTCGCCGAGGGCACCAAGGAGTGGGAGAGCCGCAGCAAGAAGGGATCCAAGCTGTATGACGGAACCATCTTCCATCGCGTCATTCCCGAGTTCATGATCCAGGGTGGCGATCCCGAAGGCACCGGCATGGGCGGTCCTGGCTACAAGTTTGCCGACGAGACTAAGGGAAGCCCCCATGGATTTCAGGAGCCCGGCAAGCTGGCCATGGCCAACGCCGGACCCAACACCAACGGATCGCAGTTCTTCATCACCGTGGCTCCCACCACCTGGCTGACTGGCCGCCACACCATCTTCGGACAGGTCGTCGAAGGCTACGACATCGTCGAGAAGATCTCGAAGGTCTCCCGCGACGGCATGGACCGGCCCAAGACCCCGGTCGTTCTGGAGTCTGTCACCATCGAGCGCATCGCTTAG
- the mdh gene encoding malate dehydrogenase: MRKKVTIVGAGNVGATAAHWIASKELADVVLIDVVDGVPQGKGLDLLEALPIEKRDVSVIGTNDYADTANSDIVVITAGIARKPGMSRDDLLNTNFNIMSDVAGKALAASPNAIFIIVSNPLDAMAQTAFKKLGLPRERVIGMAGVLDSARFRTFIAQELNVSVENVTAFVLGGHGDTMVPLSRYSTVAGIPITELIPADRLKELESRTANGGAEIVKYLKTGSAYYAPSAAAVEMVEAILKDKKKILPCAAYLEGEYGIKGLYVGVPCKLGAKGLEQIIEIKLTAEEQAALNKSADAVKELCSVIGVA; this comes from the coding sequence ATGCGTAAGAAAGTCACTATCGTCGGAGCCGGCAATGTCGGCGCTACTGCTGCTCACTGGATCGCCTCGAAGGAGCTTGCGGATGTCGTATTGATTGATGTGGTCGATGGCGTTCCACAGGGCAAGGGACTGGACCTGCTGGAGGCTCTCCCGATCGAGAAGCGCGATGTGTCCGTCATCGGTACGAACGACTACGCCGATACTGCGAACTCGGACATCGTGGTCATCACGGCTGGAATCGCCCGCAAGCCCGGTATGAGCCGTGACGACCTGCTGAATACGAACTTCAACATCATGAGCGACGTTGCTGGCAAGGCGCTGGCTGCGTCTCCCAACGCGATCTTCATCATCGTCTCCAATCCGCTGGATGCGATGGCGCAGACGGCGTTCAAGAAGCTCGGTCTTCCTCGCGAGCGCGTAATCGGCATGGCCGGCGTATTGGATTCGGCCCGCTTCCGCACCTTCATTGCACAGGAGTTGAACGTCTCGGTCGAGAACGTCACCGCCTTCGTTCTGGGCGGACACGGCGACACCATGGTTCCACTGTCGCGTTATTCGACGGTTGCTGGCATTCCGATCACGGAGTTGATCCCGGCTGATCGACTGAAGGAGCTGGAGAGCCGCACGGCAAATGGTGGCGCGGAGATCGTGAAGTATCTCAAGACCGGTTCTGCCTACTATGCTCCTTCGGCTGCCGCCGTCGAGATGGTGGAGGCGATCCTGAAGGACAAGAAGAAGATCCTTCCCTGCGCTGCGTATCTCGAAGGCGAATACGGGATCAAGGGCCTCTACGTCGGCGTTCCCTGCAAGCTGGGAGCCAAGGGTCTGGAGCAGATCATCGAGATCAAGCTGACGGCTGAGGAACAGGCCGCCTTGAATAAAAGCGCTGATGCGGTGAAGGAGCTCTGCTCCGTGATCGGTGTCGCCTAG
- a CDS encoding NADP-dependent isocitrate dehydrogenase has translation MQDSYNGIQVPTDGASIQYDNGKYTIPDNPIIPFIEGDGTGRDIWKASQRVFDAAVQKAYGGKRSVKWFEVLAGEKAYRQTQNWLPDDTVKATVDFRVSIKGPLTTPVGGGIRSLNVALRQLMDLYQCVRPVKYYAGVPSPVKHPELVDIVIFRENTEDIYAGIEFRQGTPEAEKFISFVNDEMLKGSKKKVRTDSGVGVKPISITGSKRLVRAAIQYALDNQRKVVTLVHKGNIQKFTEGAFREWGYEVATQEFREHTVTERESWILGNLEANPNLTAEENAALIEPGIEFAPKAFVDEVIAEVKGVIAAIGKSHGNGAWKNKILVNDRIADSIFQQIIIRPSDYSVLATTNLNGDYISDAAAAQVGGLGIAPGANIGDGYAVFEATHGTAPKYADKDVINPGSVILSGVMLFDFIGWSEAARLIESSMEKTIQQKFVTYDFERQMQGATKAKTSEFASRMIENMG, from the coding sequence ATGCAGGACAGCTACAACGGGATTCAGGTGCCCACGGATGGCGCATCGATTCAGTACGACAACGGCAAGTACACCATCCCAGACAATCCGATCATTCCCTTTATCGAGGGCGACGGTACAGGACGCGATATCTGGAAGGCTTCGCAGCGTGTCTTTGATGCAGCTGTTCAAAAGGCATACGGCGGCAAGCGTTCGGTGAAATGGTTTGAAGTGCTGGCGGGCGAGAAGGCCTATCGCCAGACCCAGAACTGGCTTCCGGATGACACGGTGAAGGCGACCGTCGATTTTCGCGTGTCGATCAAGGGACCGTTGACGACTCCCGTGGGCGGCGGCATTCGTTCGCTGAATGTTGCGCTGCGTCAGCTGATGGATCTTTATCAATGCGTTCGCCCGGTCAAGTATTACGCTGGCGTACCCAGCCCGGTGAAGCATCCGGAGCTGGTGGACATCGTGATCTTCCGCGAGAACACGGAAGATATCTACGCGGGTATCGAGTTCCGTCAGGGTACGCCTGAGGCGGAGAAGTTCATCTCATTTGTGAATGACGAGATGCTGAAGGGTAGCAAGAAGAAGGTTCGGACGGATTCAGGGGTGGGCGTAAAGCCGATCTCGATCACCGGTTCCAAGCGGCTGGTCCGCGCGGCGATCCAGTATGCGCTCGACAACCAGCGCAAGGTTGTCACCCTGGTTCACAAGGGCAACATCCAGAAGTTTACGGAAGGTGCATTCCGCGAGTGGGGCTACGAGGTCGCGACGCAGGAGTTCCGTGAGCATACCGTAACGGAGCGAGAGAGCTGGATTCTCGGCAACCTGGAGGCAAATCCCAACCTGACCGCAGAGGAGAACGCTGCTCTGATCGAACCGGGTATTGAGTTCGCTCCGAAGGCCTTTGTCGATGAGGTCATCGCCGAGGTCAAGGGGGTGATCGCTGCCATCGGCAAGTCGCACGGAAACGGCGCATGGAAGAACAAGATCCTGGTGAACGACCGCATTGCGGACTCGATCTTCCAGCAGATCATCATTCGTCCTTCGGATTACAGCGTTCTCGCCACGACCAACCTCAACGGCGACTACATCTCCGACGCGGCAGCGGCGCAGGTCGGCGGTCTTGGTATTGCGCCCGGCGCCAACATCGGCGACGGCTATGCCGTCTTTGAGGCGACGCACGGCACGGCCCCCAAGTACGCCGATAAGGACGTCATCAATCCTGGATCGGTGATCCTCTCAGGAGTAATGCTGTTCGACTTCATCGGATGGTCTGAGGCAGCTCGGCTGATCGAGTCTTCGATGGAGAAGACGATCCAGCAGAAGTTCGTGACTTACGACTTCGAGCGCCAGATGCAGGGTGCGACCAAGGCGAAGACCAGCGAGTTCGCCAGCCGCATGATCGAGAACATGGGCTAA
- a CDS encoding SGNH/GDSL hydrolase family protein — protein MRKRNLILLFLVPILLLKDSPAQTHSILEKIEWTWADRPEHPDPKLPNILLIGDSITRAYYPDTSRLLAGKANCYLFATSASSGDARLIKQIADLADIMPAKFDVIHFNNGMHGWSYTEQQYGRGLPSFVIAVRRLAPSASLIWASTTPVRKPTSSGATNERVHQRNQIALAVIKRARITIDDQEALMLQHQDLHQDDVHFTPAGSAIQARQVAQTILQALSQSQKQ, from the coding sequence ATGCGAAAGCGGAACCTGATCCTTCTCTTCCTCGTACCAATTCTGCTGCTGAAAGATTCACCTGCGCAGACCCATTCCATTCTCGAAAAGATCGAGTGGACCTGGGCAGACCGTCCGGAGCACCCCGACCCAAAGCTGCCTAATATCCTGCTGATCGGCGACTCCATCACTCGCGCCTACTATCCAGACACCTCGCGTCTTCTTGCCGGGAAGGCAAACTGCTATCTGTTTGCCACCTCCGCGTCCTCCGGAGATGCTCGACTGATCAAACAGATTGCGGATCTCGCCGACATCATGCCTGCAAAGTTTGACGTCATCCACTTCAACAACGGCATGCACGGCTGGAGCTATACCGAGCAGCAGTATGGACGGGGACTGCCTTCCTTCGTCATAGCAGTTCGCAGACTGGCGCCTTCGGCGAGCCTGATCTGGGCCAGCACCACCCCAGTCAGAAAGCCAACCTCTTCCGGCGCCACTAATGAACGCGTCCATCAGCGCAACCAGATTGCGCTCGCCGTCATCAAGCGAGCTCGCATCACCATCGACGATCAGGAGGCCCTCATGCTGCAGCACCAGGACCTTCATCAGGATGACGTCCACTTCACTCCGGCAGGCAGCGCCATCCAGGCCCGGCAGGTAGCCCAGACCATCCTGCAGGCCCTGTCGCAATCACAAAAGCAATGA
- a CDS encoding SIMPL domain-containing protein yields the protein MLGGWLLGSQIKETRLADRYVTVKGLVERTVKSDSAIWPVTFKETGNDLQQVYAKSEEDRGAVLKFFSQQGISPAEISVGQIQVTDKQANEYGGNNQGGPRYIVQQTVTVSSQDVDKVAKAGQKTAQLLQAGIIVVGGYGQGIRYIFNGLNALKPDMITEATKNARASADRFAADSGSQVGSIRSANQGVFSISAADGGGGGGEEGGGGATNPDASIMKKVRVVATIDYYLLK from the coding sequence GTGCTGGGCGGCTGGCTGCTTGGCAGCCAGATCAAAGAGACGAGGCTGGCGGATCGCTACGTCACGGTCAAGGGGTTGGTGGAGCGGACGGTAAAGTCTGACAGCGCGATATGGCCCGTCACCTTCAAAGAGACGGGGAACGATCTTCAGCAGGTCTATGCCAAGAGCGAGGAGGACCGCGGCGCTGTGCTGAAGTTCTTTAGCCAGCAGGGAATCAGCCCGGCGGAGATCTCGGTCGGCCAGATTCAAGTAACCGATAAGCAGGCCAATGAGTATGGCGGCAACAACCAGGGCGGCCCGCGCTATATCGTGCAGCAGACGGTCACGGTCAGCTCGCAGGATGTAGACAAGGTAGCGAAGGCGGGCCAGAAGACGGCACAGCTTCTGCAGGCGGGCATTATTGTCGTCGGTGGATACGGGCAGGGGATTCGCTATATCTTCAACGGGCTGAATGCTCTTAAGCCCGACATGATTACCGAGGCAACCAAGAACGCGCGTGCCTCCGCGGACCGTTTTGCCGCGGACTCCGGAAGCCAGGTGGGTTCGATCCGTTCCGCCAACCAGGGTGTATTCTCTATCTCCGCCGCGGATGGAGGAGGAGGCGGAGGAGAGGAAGGCGGGGGAGGAGCAACCAATCCTGACGCCAGCATCATGAAGAAGGTTCGCGTGGTCGCGACGATCGATTATTACCTTCTGAAGTGA
- a CDS encoding glutamine synthetase family protein: MSEFRDFLELSYSELEDLNLQAKEQRKKRVPADVIQEERLKYLTDERRIKAVTVLFSDLEGRLHMLDYDKKFLVKSYDNLTFDGSSIRGFTAQRESDLRLGIDWSAFYWAPADVFGPGKVLVFGEVIDKNGGTYSADIRGVLKKFAEEQFAENGYTLNAANEIEGFLFEGLDAERNFHQTGKFEYVNQGGYYHSLPGDPLREFIDTTAEVQRAMGFENEKDHPEVAPSQFEINYTYGDVVTAADQIQLYKLICRQIATQMGMTVSFLPKPVTGVNGSGMHTNVSITKNGKNLFWDPKGEEKISKLAWQFTDRILTHGNDLCLLLNASVNSYRRLDPHFEAPNQIKASATDRGSMVRIPIGNEKSARVEVRSVGPDANPYMVLYSIFRSGLQGDTAKIKNLRQAERYLPDNIYTALENFRGSDWTTKLLGADVKARYADLKQASADRCPRLLGTIVKAPEVQFHHDVYNQLLWNQF; this comes from the coding sequence TTGAGCGAATTTCGTGATTTTCTGGAACTTTCCTACTCAGAACTCGAGGATCTGAACCTGCAGGCGAAGGAGCAGCGCAAGAAGCGCGTTCCGGCTGACGTGATTCAGGAGGAACGCCTCAAGTACCTGACCGACGAGCGGCGCATCAAGGCGGTCACAGTGCTGTTCAGCGATCTGGAAGGCCGGTTGCACATGCTCGACTACGACAAGAAGTTCCTCGTGAAGAGCTATGACAATCTCACCTTCGACGGCTCTTCCATCCGTGGCTTTACGGCGCAGCGCGAGAGCGATCTTCGCCTGGGAATCGACTGGAGCGCGTTCTACTGGGCCCCGGCGGACGTCTTTGGCCCCGGCAAGGTTCTCGTCTTTGGCGAGGTGATCGATAAGAACGGCGGAACCTACTCGGCCGACATTCGCGGAGTGTTGAAGAAGTTTGCCGAGGAGCAGTTTGCGGAGAACGGTTATACGTTGAACGCAGCCAATGAGATCGAGGGCTTCCTCTTCGAAGGCCTCGACGCGGAGCGCAACTTCCACCAGACGGGCAAGTTTGAGTACGTCAACCAGGGCGGTTACTATCATTCGCTGCCGGGCGACCCGCTGCGTGAGTTTATCGACACGACTGCCGAGGTTCAGCGCGCGATGGGCTTCGAGAACGAGAAGGACCACCCCGAGGTTGCTCCTTCGCAGTTTGAGATCAACTACACCTATGGCGACGTGGTGACGGCTGCCGACCAGATCCAGCTCTACAAGCTGATCTGCCGCCAGATCGCAACCCAGATGGGCATGACGGTCAGCTTCCTTCCGAAGCCCGTGACCGGTGTGAACGGCTCCGGTATGCACACCAATGTCTCAATCACGAAGAACGGCAAGAATCTTTTCTGGGACCCGAAGGGCGAGGAGAAGATCTCGAAGCTGGCCTGGCAGTTCACCGACCGCATTCTGACCCACGGCAACGATCTCTGCCTGCTGCTGAATGCCAGCGTGAACTCGTACCGCCGCCTCGATCCTCACTTTGAGGCTCCCAACCAGATCAAGGCTTCAGCGACGGACCGCGGATCGATGGTTCGTATTCCCATCGGCAACGAGAAGTCGGCCCGCGTTGAGGTTCGTTCGGTGGGACCGGATGCCAATCCGTACATGGTGCTCTATTCCATCTTCAGGAGCGGTCTGCAGGGAGATACAGCGAAGATCAAAAACCTTCGCCAGGCCGAGCGTTACCTGCCGGACAACATCTACACGGCGCTTGAGAACTTCCGTGGCTCCGACTGGACGACAAAGCTGCTGGGCGCCGATGTAAAGGCCCGCTATGCGGACCTGAAGCAGGCCTCTGCAGATCGCTGCCCGCGTCTGCTGGGAACGATCGTGAAGGCTCCCGAAGTCCAGTTTCATCATGACGTCTATAACCAGCTTCTTTGGAACCAGTTCTAA
- a CDS encoding carbon-nitrogen hydrolase — protein sequence MATSNGTRRVALIQMSCDPDTRINLNKAAERVYEAAKQGASIVCLPELFRAQYFCQREDHELFGLAESIPGPSTDVLTQVCREARVVLIASLFERRAPGLYHNTAVTIEKDGSIADIYRKMHIPDDPLYYEKFYFTPGDLGFKATRTSEGPVGTLVCWDQWYPEGARLTALKGAETLFFPTAIGWHPSEKEEFGEAQYTAWQTAQRAHAIANGVFVCSVNRVGHEHGDVKFKVTAADGNPATRELHGPGDHTPSSGIEFWGGSFIADPFGRILAQASYDKEEVLIADLDPKLIEVTRQHWPFLRDRRIDAYEGIAKRFLD from the coding sequence ATGGCTACATCGAACGGAACCAGGCGCGTCGCGCTTATCCAGATGTCGTGCGACCCGGATACGAGGATCAATCTCAACAAGGCCGCGGAGCGTGTCTATGAGGCCGCCAAGCAGGGAGCGTCGATCGTCTGCCTTCCCGAGCTGTTCCGCGCTCAGTACTTCTGCCAACGCGAAGACCACGAACTCTTTGGCCTCGCCGAGTCGATCCCCGGTCCCTCCACCGATGTCCTCACCCAGGTGTGCCGCGAGGCCCGCGTCGTTTTGATCGCGTCCCTCTTCGAGCGCAGGGCACCCGGCCTCTACCACAACACCGCTGTGACCATCGAAAAGGATGGCAGCATCGCCGATATCTATCGCAAGATGCACATCCCCGACGATCCGCTCTATTACGAGAAGTTCTACTTCACTCCTGGCGATCTGGGCTTCAAAGCGACCCGAACCTCAGAGGGCCCGGTCGGAACGCTCGTTTGCTGGGACCAGTGGTATCCGGAAGGCGCTCGCCTCACCGCACTCAAGGGCGCGGAGACACTCTTCTTCCCCACTGCGATCGGCTGGCACCCCTCCGAGAAGGAGGAGTTCGGTGAGGCCCAGTACACCGCCTGGCAGACCGCGCAGCGTGCGCACGCCATCGCCAACGGCGTCTTCGTCTGCTCCGTCAACCGTGTCGGCCACGAGCACGGCGATGTAAAGTTCAAGGTGACCGCCGCTGACGGTAATCCGGCGACGCGAGAACTGCACGGCCCCGGCGACCATACTCCCAGCTCCGGCATCGAGTTCTGGGGCGGAAGCTTTATCGCCGATCCCTTCGGACGCATCCTGGCCCAGGCCTCCTACGATAAAGAAGAGGTCCTCATCGCCGATCTCGATCCGAAACTGATCGAGGTAACCCGGCAGCACTGGCCCTTCCTGCGCGACCGCCGTATCGACGCCTATGAGGGAATCGCGAAACGGTTCCTCGATTAG